One window of Nicotiana tomentosiformis chromosome 11, ASM39032v3, whole genome shotgun sequence genomic DNA carries:
- the LOC104110034 gene encoding proteasome subunit beta type-4-like: MNMMDSAPAKSSLMSPEADIQRTQYPYVTGTSVVGIKYKDGILLAADMGGSYGSTIRYKSVERLKSVGKHSLLGASGEISDFQEISRKLDELILYDNMWDDGNSLGPKEVHNYLTRMMYNRRNKFNPLWNSLVLGGVKNGQKYLGTVSMIGVHYEDDHVATGFGNHLARPILRDEWHENLSYEEGVKLLEKCMRVLLYRDRSAVNKLQIAKITEEGVTVSQPYSLKTFWNFSAFQNPTVGAEGSW, encoded by the exons ATGAAC ATGATGGATTCAGCTCCGGCTAAAAGTAGCTTAATGAGCCCTGAAGCTGATATTCAGAGAACACA GTATCCTTATGTGACTGGGACATCCGTAGTCGGCATCAAATACAAAGATGGTATTCTCTTGGCTGCTGACATGGGAG GTTCCTATGGTTCAACAATACGTTACAAGAGCGTGGAGCGATTGAAATCAGTGGGAAAGCATTCCCTTCTTGGTGCAAGTGGTGAAATTAGTGATTTCCAGGAGATATCGCGGAAACTTGATGAGCTTAT CTTGTATGACAACATGTGGGATGATGGGAACTCCTTGGGTCCCAAAGAAGTGCATAACTATTTAACACGTATGATGTATAATCGCCGCAACAAGTTCAACCCACTTTGGAATTCGCTTGTACTTGGTGGAGTGAAAAATGGACAAAAGTATCTTGGaacg GTTAGTATGATTGGTGTGCATTACGAGGACGATCATGTGGCTACTGGATTTGGAAATCACCTTGCAAGGCCAATTCTCCGTGATGAATGGCATGAAAACTTGAGTTATGAAGAAGGTGTTAAGTTATTGGAGAAATGTATGCGTGTTCTTTTGTATCGAGACAGATCTGCAGTCAACAAGCTTCAG ATTGCAAAAATCACTGAAGAGGGGGTAACAGTTTCTCAGCCATACTCGTTGAAGACCTTCTGGAACTTCTCTGCTTTCCAGAATCCCACTGTTGGTGCCGAGGGTTCATGGTAG